In Coleofasciculus sp. FACHB-1120, a single genomic region encodes these proteins:
- a CDS encoding DUF2301 domain-containing membrane protein — translation MTQLNVSDSAVYQGQFGEFTITESDRTGVIVYRSGLMVAALSFAFGSFLVLKTNIGLSLLTPLYACFCLGLGVSLLTIHIYLEPLHRLLQAFWAIGVLSATVLALQSSEPLALFVYNHPATLFGVGFTFAALTGIYFKEAFCFNRLETKVLTPLVPMLLLGHLTGVLPVSVERGLLAVWAILFVIFALRKVAQEIPPDIGDKSVFVYLKQQHSAKA, via the coding sequence ATGACTCAGTTAAATGTGTCTGACTCGGCAGTTTATCAAGGTCAGTTTGGAGAATTTACGATAACCGAGAGCGATCGCACTGGCGTGATCGTTTACCGCAGTGGCTTAATGGTAGCGGCTTTAAGCTTTGCTTTCGGTAGCTTTCTGGTGCTAAAGACAAACATAGGATTGTCACTCCTCACCCCCCTGTACGCTTGTTTCTGTCTGGGGTTGGGCGTCAGTTTATTGACCATCCATATTTACCTAGAACCGCTACACCGACTACTGCAAGCTTTTTGGGCAATTGGTGTTTTATCAGCCACTGTGCTGGCGCTGCAAAGTAGCGAACCTCTCGCCCTATTTGTCTACAATCACCCCGCAACCCTGTTTGGAGTCGGCTTCACCTTTGCGGCATTAACAGGAATTTATTTCAAAGAAGCCTTTTGCTTCAACCGCCTGGAAACTAAAGTTCTCACCCCTTTGGTGCCAATGTTGCTGTTGGGACACCTGACGGGTGTATTGCCAGTGTCAGTAGAACGGGGATTATTGGCAGTTTGGGCAATTCTATTTGTCATCTTTGCCTTGCGTAAGGTTGCCCAAGAAATTCCACCGGATATCGGTGATAAGTCGGTGTTTGTCTATCTCAAACAACAGCATTCAGCGAAGGCTTGA
- a CDS encoding putative PEP-binding protein, whose product MDKLHWLDHIKPFDRTLVGDKAFYLSRVMQRGYPVVPGFVVPATAARQFLESIQWSAPLGLDLPYSSLHLDVDNPRQLQSVAQTIRQEITAATLPASWVSEIESAQAHWQTKVLILRPSLALDPASKVQTTSRVVLPESGLLESHVCLATPESLAMGLKLAWAELFRARSLFYWHCSGIQTAQLNLAILVQPVLDAIASGTLHATPDCWEIQSTWGLGKALVLGEVIPDLYQVQPETGEVQTRYLGSKTRAYRLENFGDTHHSPLSVDSCLEAYLLSEEQQKYYALEENHLDVLIQLAKQLTTDLGPTFTLEWTLSPGKENEGDQLYLTQASVGHSAMSLKESKIKVAAVKESLQHSVEISHASFMLPPSSFFSPHQHRLQEEKSPTVPETDLQPLIKGLGASVGRTIAIAHVLTDSNHLHFPNAPGDEYSPVNGKILVVKSITPDRLVLLKQAVAVVAEQGAMTCHAAIIARELGIPAVVGAVGATQLIKTGDAVLVDGDKGAVYRVEAHAGDREKIVPHAALPTPQSSSLSPHPSLPTPQPSVLFPPLATQLLVNLSQPNSIKRAAQMPVDGVGLLRSELMLLEVLQGQHPQRWLQMQREDELREILAQQLCQFAEAFAPRPVFYRSLDLRSHEFQYLVGGSLAQPEANPMLGMRGTFSYVSNPALFDVELAALVQVQQSGYTNVRLLLPFVRTVEEFSFCRHRVEQAGLSQSPQFQLWIVAEVPSVLFLLPDYVKAGVQGISIGTNDLTQLLLGADRDQAQMAAAFDERHPAVTQAIAQLIQMAKQAGIPCCICGQAPAQYPELIDRLVQWGIPSISVELDAVERTYNAIARAEQRLLLAAARRQLNQ is encoded by the coding sequence GTGGACAAACTCCACTGGCTCGACCACATTAAACCCTTCGACCGCACGCTGGTAGGCGATAAAGCTTTTTACTTAAGCCGAGTCATGCAGCGTGGCTATCCGGTCGTGCCCGGTTTTGTCGTTCCGGCAACCGCAGCCCGTCAATTTCTCGAAAGTATTCAATGGTCGGCACCGCTTGGCTTAGACCTACCCTATTCTTCGCTACATCTGGATGTAGATAATCCTCGCCAGCTACAGAGCGTTGCTCAAACGATTCGACAGGAAATTACAGCCGCTACGTTACCAGCATCTTGGGTCTCGGAAATAGAATCGGCACAAGCGCATTGGCAAACGAAGGTGCTGATTTTGCGCCCCTCTTTGGCTTTAGATCCGGCGTCCAAAGTCCAGACGACGAGCCGGGTGGTTTTACCAGAGTCTGGACTGTTAGAATCCCACGTTTGTCTGGCGACGCCAGAGAGCTTGGCGATGGGTTTGAAGCTGGCTTGGGCAGAGCTGTTTCGTGCCAGAAGTCTGTTTTACTGGCACTGTTCGGGTATCCAGACGGCTCAGCTGAACTTGGCAATTTTAGTGCAACCCGTCTTAGATGCGATCGCTTCCGGGACTCTTCACGCGACTCCAGATTGCTGGGAAATTCAGTCAACTTGGGGACTGGGCAAGGCGCTGGTCTTGGGAGAAGTGATTCCAGATTTATACCAGGTGCAACCCGAAACGGGGGAAGTGCAAACTCGATATCTGGGCAGTAAAACCCGTGCTTATCGTCTGGAGAACTTTGGGGACACCCACCACTCACCGTTGAGTGTCGATAGTTGTCTAGAAGCTTATCTGCTCAGCGAAGAACAACAAAAATATTACGCTCTGGAAGAAAATCACCTAGATGTTCTCATTCAACTGGCGAAGCAACTGACGACTGATCTCGGCCCAACTTTTACTTTGGAGTGGACGCTCTCTCCAGGAAAAGAAAATGAAGGCGACCAGTTGTATCTCACACAAGCGAGTGTTGGTCACTCAGCCATGAGCTTGAAGGAGTCCAAAATTAAAGTAGCAGCGGTTAAGGAATCTTTACAGCATTCAGTAGAAATCAGTCATGCTTCCTTTATGCTCCCTCCGTCATCCTTCTTTTCACCCCATCAGCATCGTCTACAGGAAGAGAAATCGCCTACAGTGCCAGAAACAGATTTACAGCCGTTGATCAAGGGGCTGGGAGCGTCAGTGGGACGGACGATTGCGATCGCTCATGTATTAACCGATTCCAATCATCTCCACTTTCCGAATGCCCCTGGAGATGAATATTCGCCCGTGAATGGGAAGATTTTAGTCGTCAAAAGCATTACTCCCGATCGGCTGGTACTACTAAAACAGGCTGTCGCTGTGGTTGCCGAACAGGGTGCGATGACTTGTCACGCTGCGATTATTGCCAGAGAATTAGGCATTCCAGCGGTTGTTGGTGCTGTCGGTGCCACCCAGCTCATTAAAACCGGCGACGCCGTACTAGTGGATGGTGACAAAGGAGCCGTTTATCGCGTTGAGGCTCACGCAGGCGATCGCGAGAAAATTGTTCCTCACGCCGCACTCCCCACGCCTCAGTCCTCTTCGCTCAGTCCTCACCCCTCACTTCCCACGCCTCAGCCCTCAGTCCTCTTCCCTCCTCTAGCGACTCAACTGTTGGTCAACCTTAGCCAACCCAACAGTATCAAACGAGCGGCTCAGATGCCGGTGGATGGAGTGGGATTATTGCGCTCTGAACTGATGCTGCTGGAAGTTTTGCAGGGACAACATCCTCAGCGATGGCTCCAGATGCAGCGTGAAGACGAGTTGAGGGAAATTCTTGCCCAGCAACTGTGTCAGTTTGCTGAGGCATTTGCGCCGCGACCCGTATTTTATCGCTCTCTAGATTTGCGATCGCATGAATTTCAATACTTAGTCGGTGGTTCTTTGGCGCAGCCCGAAGCCAATCCGATGCTTGGGATGAGGGGAACATTTAGCTATGTTTCCAATCCCGCCTTGTTTGATGTAGAACTGGCAGCTTTAGTACAGGTGCAGCAATCCGGATATACCAATGTCCGCCTGCTGTTGCCTTTTGTCCGCACAGTGGAAGAGTTTTCCTTCTGTCGCCACCGAGTTGAGCAAGCCGGACTCAGCCAATCGCCTCAATTCCAACTCTGGATCGTGGCTGAAGTGCCGTCGGTGCTATTTTTGCTCCCAGATTACGTGAAAGCAGGCGTCCAAGGCATCTCGATCGGCACTAACGATCTCACCCAGCTGCTGTTAGGGGCTGACCGAGACCAAGCGCAGATGGCGGCGGCGTTTGATGAGCGTCATCCAGCAGTCACGCAAGCGATCGCGCAACTCATCCAAATGGCAAAACAGGCAGGAATTCCCTGCTGTATCTGCGGTCAAGCACCGGCTCAATACCCAGAGTTGATCGATCGGCTTGTCCAGTGGGGTATTCCCTCAATTTCTGTGGAATTAGATGCGGTTGAGCGAACCTATAACGCGATCGCGCGTGCCGAACAACGCCTTCTCTTAGCAGCCGCCCGTCGTCAGTTGAATCAATAG
- a CDS encoding DUF1361 domain-containing protein, whose product MKFELIRWTSHILRVLSRNLDWMTWNLFLAFIPLLLSIWLFRSRQKRSPIWWAGVLVFVAFLPNAPYLLTDIIHLIHDIRANYSVWIITLILIPQYLLVILAGFEAYVISLINLGYYLHRHERSKYILWMELTLHGLSAVGIYLGRFLRFNSWDFVTQPDAVFTSVLDDLVGKWPVVVMAVTFVVIAGLYWLMKQVTLGIILRRRLKAIQPRSNQNHTDSPTA is encoded by the coding sequence ATGAAATTTGAGCTAATTCGCTGGACATCTCATATACTGCGGGTTTTGTCCCGCAATCTGGACTGGATGACGTGGAATCTATTTCTGGCGTTTATCCCTCTGCTGTTGAGTATTTGGCTATTTCGCAGCAGGCAAAAGCGATCGCCGATCTGGTGGGCGGGAGTCTTAGTTTTTGTAGCGTTTTTGCCGAATGCGCCCTATTTGTTGACAGATATCATTCACTTGATTCATGATATTCGCGCTAACTACTCGGTGTGGATAATTACGCTGATTCTCATCCCCCAGTATTTGCTAGTTATCCTAGCTGGCTTTGAAGCTTACGTTATATCTTTAATTAATCTGGGTTACTATTTACATCGTCACGAACGTAGCAAATACATCCTTTGGATGGAGCTAACTTTGCATGGTCTTAGCGCCGTTGGCATTTATTTAGGACGATTCCTACGCTTCAACAGTTGGGATTTTGTTACTCAACCGGATGCTGTATTCACTAGCGTGCTGGATGACTTAGTCGGTAAATGGCCTGTAGTGGTTATGGCTGTCACCTTTGTGGTAATTGCTGGCTTGTACTGGCTGATGAAGCAGGTGACTTTGGGGATAATATTGCGAAGACGGTTAAAAGCTATCCAGCCGCGCTCTAATCAGAATCATACAGACTCCCCGACTGCTTAA
- a CDS encoding SAM-dependent chlorinase/fluorinase: MYQNRIVTLTSDFGLSDVYVGVMKGAIAQINPTLTVVDLTHEIPRQNLTAARFCLMNAYPYFPKGTVHIAVVDPGVGSSRRAIAVKLADGFLVGPDNGLFSGILSSHGIAPSLPEIAAVELTNPNYWRTTKPSSTFHGRDIFAPVGAHLASGVPLEHLGNAIDLATLVQLPIPECTQTEAGIAGCIQYIDRFGNLITNIPGTFVQGKIWSVVVGKFTLPSCQTYSDSPTGEAIALIGSHGWVEIAVNGGNAQSQLQLDWGHEVKIKLDSFNS, from the coding sequence ATGTATCAAAACCGGATCGTTACTCTAACGAGCGATTTTGGCTTGAGTGATGTTTATGTAGGGGTGATGAAAGGCGCGATCGCCCAAATCAACCCGACGCTGACGGTGGTGGATCTCACTCATGAGATTCCCCGGCAGAATCTTACAGCCGCAAGGTTTTGTTTAATGAATGCCTATCCTTATTTCCCAAAAGGGACAGTGCATATTGCTGTCGTCGATCCGGGAGTGGGGAGTAGTCGCAGAGCGATCGCAGTTAAACTTGCAGATGGTTTCCTGGTGGGACCCGATAATGGGCTGTTTAGTGGCATTCTGAGTAGTCATGGAATTGCCCCGTCCTTACCCGAAATTGCCGCCGTCGAACTCACCAACCCTAACTATTGGCGCACAACCAAACCCAGTTCAACGTTTCACGGTCGAGACATTTTTGCTCCCGTAGGTGCCCATCTTGCCAGCGGCGTTCCGCTAGAACACCTGGGAAACGCTATCGATTTAGCCACCTTAGTTCAACTGCCCATCCCTGAATGTACCCAGACAGAAGCGGGTATTGCGGGTTGCATTCAGTATATCGATCGCTTTGGCAACTTAATTACAAATATTCCAGGAACCTTTGTCCAAGGAAAAATCTGGTCTGTGGTTGTGGGAAAGTTTACGCTACCCAGTTGCCAGACTTATAGCGATAGTCCAACTGGAGAAGCGATCGCTTTAATTGGCAGTCATGGTTGGGTCGAAATTGCCGTCAACGGAGGCAATGCTCAGTCGCAACTGCAACTAGACTGGGGACATGAGGTGAAAATTAAGCTGGATTCATTCAATTCCTAA
- a CDS encoding TldD/PmbA family protein has translation MQDRLQAEIAPYLTAVDYLEIRLEQSESTSISFRGHQLDAVDRNFTLAGGIRACHKGGWSFVTFNGLAELKDRIEEAVSQAHLVGKETTMLAPVEPIQDYVAVEIGRDPRGVSLAEKRRLLEGYNQLLLDFDPRIQTTMVNLRDRFGITYFANSLGTCIAQERLDVSGRFGAIAREEGSAPRQGFESVHSRTDYNILEGIEDQVLGAAKRAVGQLEAKSVKGGQYTVVLDPYLAGVFIHEAFGHLSEADFVYENPRMQELLTLGKPLAIKQLNVVDDATMPDLPGSLKYDDEGVPAQRKYLIKDGILTQRLHNRETAGKMHEAPTGNARALNATYPPLVRMTNTGIEPGEHSFDDMIKDIEEGVYAVRMLGGQTNGEMFTFAAAEGYMIRNGKIAERVTDVSLTGNVFQTLKDIEAIGNDSIYINGGCGKGGQMPLPVSVGGPHLRIKNVVVGGR, from the coding sequence ATGCAAGATCGGTTGCAGGCAGAGATCGCTCCTTACCTTACAGCGGTAGATTACCTAGAAATTCGCTTAGAACAAAGTGAGTCTACCTCTATCTCCTTTCGCGGTCATCAGCTGGATGCCGTAGATCGTAACTTTACCCTGGCTGGGGGCATTCGCGCTTGCCACAAGGGCGGCTGGAGTTTTGTCACTTTCAATGGTTTAGCCGAGTTGAAAGACCGGATTGAAGAAGCGGTTTCTCAAGCGCATCTGGTCGGAAAAGAAACGACGATGCTAGCGCCAGTGGAACCCATTCAAGATTATGTGGCGGTGGAAATCGGGCGCGATCCGCGTGGGGTTTCTCTGGCAGAAAAGCGGCGGTTATTGGAGGGATATAACCAACTGCTGCTAGATTTCGACCCCCGAATTCAAACGACAATGGTGAATTTGCGCGATCGCTTCGGCATCACCTATTTTGCCAATTCCCTCGGCACCTGTATTGCCCAAGAACGGTTGGATGTGTCAGGTCGATTTGGGGCGATCGCTCGTGAAGAAGGTTCTGCCCCTCGCCAAGGCTTTGAATCTGTCCATTCCCGCACTGACTATAACATTCTCGAAGGAATTGAAGACCAAGTACTGGGAGCTGCCAAACGCGCTGTCGGTCAATTGGAAGCCAAATCAGTCAAAGGCGGACAATATACGGTCGTTCTCGACCCCTATCTCGCGGGTGTCTTCATTCACGAAGCTTTTGGACATCTTTCGGAAGCTGATTTTGTCTACGAAAACCCCCGGATGCAGGAATTGCTAACTCTAGGCAAACCCTTAGCCATCAAGCAACTGAATGTGGTTGATGATGCCACGATGCCCGATTTACCCGGTTCTCTCAAGTATGACGATGAAGGCGTCCCCGCTCAACGCAAATATTTAATTAAAGACGGCATCCTCACCCAGCGCTTGCATAACCGCGAAACTGCTGGCAAGATGCACGAAGCTCCCACTGGCAACGCTAGGGCACTCAACGCGACTTATCCACCGTTAGTGCGGATGACCAATACCGGCATTGAACCGGGGGAACACTCCTTCGATGACATGATTAAGGATATCGAGGAAGGTGTCTATGCGGTGCGGATGCTTGGCGGACAAACCAACGGCGAGATGTTTACCTTTGCCGCTGCGGAAGGCTATATGATTCGCAATGGCAAAATAGCTGAAAGAGTTACTGATGTCAGTCTGACTGGCAATGTCTTCCAAACGCTCAAAGATATTGAGGCAATTGGGAACGACTCGATTTATATCAACGGCGGTTGCGGTAAAGGCGGACAAATGCCTCTACCCGTGAGTGTGGGGGGTCCCCATCTGCGAATTAAAAATGTCGTAGTGGGCGGGCGCTAG
- a CDS encoding MASE1 domain-containing protein has protein sequence MSQTRLWRYLASVAILTAIYVGAAKLSLALPVLNKYVTPVWPPAGITQGVLFIGGRKLWPGVVLGEFLFAKVVLHVPLSVAIASSLVAALQALVGVTLLRSIRLRPSLDRLRDVFGFLSLSVMLSTLVACTLGLTTLCLANLIPWGDYATTWWTWWLGDGMAVLVLVPAILTWSVLPRLEIRRERVIEAIVLLILLTTVTQSVFFAKTATAIAHYPLAYLPFPLVAWAALRFNQQGAVLATLLVSCIAIWGTALGDGPFAAVAINTDQALQFLQAFMGVIAVTALVLGAAVSERASAEASLRSSEASLANAQRIAHLGNWDLDLVKQQLRWSDELYRILGFTPADFEPSMERFLISVHPDDQERVRALIDAASYSNQPFSTDFRVVLSNHSERIVHGTGEIIQEQGGKAARLIGTIQDITEQKRIEQALLQSEAQLLELAHSLDRKVTERTLELEEKNDELARSLTSLKQTQQQLIQAEKMSSLGQLVAGIAHEINNPINFITGNISHVTAYIQDLLDILNLYQQNYPTPPPAIQAYTETVELDFVIEDLPNLLESMKTGAERIRQIVLSLRSFSRLDEADMKPVNIHEGIESTLLILQRRLKARPGHPGIEVVKNYGDLPLVECYPKQLNQVFLNLLSNAIDALEEKMKEQEKVKDESSFSSFSPHPFAIALTTQMLSPTQVQIGISDNGIGMAPAVKNHIFEPFFTTKQVGKGTGLGLSTCYQIVVENHRGQLICLSQPGLGATFQIVIPLRQSGHP, from the coding sequence ATGTCCCAAACTCGGCTTTGGCGATACTTAGCCAGCGTCGCCATACTGACTGCCATCTACGTTGGTGCAGCAAAACTATCACTAGCGCTTCCGGTGTTGAATAAGTACGTAACGCCGGTTTGGCCTCCGGCTGGGATTACTCAAGGCGTGCTGTTTATCGGGGGGCGTAAACTTTGGCCTGGAGTCGTGCTGGGTGAATTTTTATTTGCCAAAGTAGTTCTGCACGTACCCCTATCTGTTGCCATTGCCAGCAGCTTGGTTGCCGCCTTACAGGCTCTAGTCGGGGTCACGTTGCTTCGTTCGATTCGTTTGCGCCCCTCTCTGGATCGCCTGCGAGATGTTTTCGGTTTTCTCAGCCTGTCTGTGATGCTGTCTACTCTAGTCGCTTGCACTCTGGGTTTGACGACTCTTTGCTTGGCAAATCTTATCCCTTGGGGCGACTATGCGACGACGTGGTGGACGTGGTGGTTAGGGGATGGCATGGCAGTTTTAGTGTTAGTCCCCGCGATCTTAACTTGGAGTGTCCTTCCCCGCTTAGAGATACGACGAGAGCGAGTCATTGAGGCAATAGTCTTGCTGATTTTACTGACAACCGTTACGCAGTCAGTTTTCTTTGCCAAAACTGCTACAGCGATCGCTCACTATCCGCTTGCCTATCTCCCCTTTCCTTTGGTCGCTTGGGCAGCGCTCCGATTTAATCAGCAAGGCGCTGTACTGGCAACTCTACTGGTCTCCTGCATTGCTATCTGGGGCACCGCCTTGGGGGATGGGCCGTTTGCGGCAGTTGCCATTAATACCGACCAAGCTTTGCAATTTTTACAAGCCTTTATGGGCGTTATCGCAGTCACTGCTTTAGTTTTGGGGGCAGCGGTTTCCGAACGCGCCTCAGCCGAAGCGTCACTGCGATCTAGCGAAGCCAGTCTCGCCAACGCGCAACGTATCGCTCATCTGGGTAACTGGGATTTAGACCTGGTTAAACAACAACTGCGATGGTCGGATGAACTTTATCGCATCTTAGGTTTTACTCCAGCCGACTTTGAGCCAAGTATGGAACGATTCCTGATATCCGTTCACCCAGATGACCAAGAACGGGTCAGAGCATTAATAGACGCCGCATCGTATTCCAACCAACCCTTTAGCACTGACTTTAGAGTTGTTTTATCTAATCATTCTGAGCGCATTGTCCACGGAACTGGCGAAATTATTCAGGAGCAAGGTGGGAAAGCCGCTCGACTTATTGGCACTATTCAAGACATTACAGAACAAAAAAGAATCGAGCAGGCACTACTGCAATCAGAAGCTCAATTACTCGAACTCGCCCACAGCCTCGATCGGAAAGTAACCGAAAGAACTCTGGAGTTAGAAGAAAAGAATGATGAACTCGCGCGATCGCTCACCTCGCTCAAACAAACCCAACAGCAATTAATCCAAGCTGAAAAAATGTCGAGCTTGGGGCAATTAGTAGCAGGAATTGCTCATGAAATTAATAACCCTATTAACTTTATCACTGGCAATATTAGCCATGTTACTGCCTACATTCAAGACCTCCTCGACATCCTCAACCTTTACCAGCAAAACTATCCCACCCCACCCCCGGCGATCCAAGCGTATACCGAAACGGTTGAACTAGACTTTGTGATTGAGGATTTACCAAATCTTCTAGAGTCGATGAAAACAGGTGCAGAACGCATCCGTCAGATTGTGCTTTCCTTACGTAGCTTCTCCCGTCTCGATGAAGCCGATATGAAGCCGGTGAATATTCATGAAGGCATCGAGAGTACGTTACTGATTTTACAGCGTCGCCTGAAAGCGCGTCCGGGGCATCCAGGCATCGAAGTGGTTAAAAATTATGGTGATTTGCCACTTGTGGAGTGCTATCCGAAACAACTCAATCAGGTGTTCCTCAACCTGCTTAGTAATGCCATTGATGCCTTAGAGGAAAAAATGAAAGAGCAAGAAAAGGTAAAGGATGAAAGTTCCTTTTCATCCTTTTCACCCCACCCTTTTGCGATCGCCCTCACCACCCAGATGCTGTCACCCACTCAGGTGCAGATTGGAATTTCCGATAATGGCATCGGCATGGCTCCAGCAGTTAAGAACCATATTTTTGAACCATTCTTTACCACTAAACAAGTCGGCAAAGGCACTGGCTTAGGTTTATCGACTTGTTATCAAATTGTGGTAGAAAATCATCGAGGACAACTCATCTGTCTATCACAGCCAGGATTGGGGGCAACATTCCAGATCGTCATCCCTCTGCGGCAGAGTGGTCATCCCTAA
- the dprA gene encoding DNA-processing protein DprA — protein MMEERAFWLAWSQIPGIGPILLRRLHQHFGTLSEAWKANPAALREVEGFGRQTIEGVVEKRLRLHPQQFLEEHLVKNPCFWTPADADYPRLLLETPTPPPVLYYRGKVQLQENHGITPTIGIVGTRQPSEYGRRWTSKITDALTKSGFTIVSGMADGIDTEAHRVCIEAGGRTLAVFGTGVDVVYPWRNKSLYEQICDRGLALSEYPAGTQPKREHFPPRNRIIAGLSRAVLVMEAPTRSGSLITADYANEFCRDVYALPARLDDRQSLGCLKLISKGATPFLDENHLLEMLGAIPKLDPVQQLDLFNQPPVPDLEPELKQIWQAISSEPTAFDLIVQQTGKPANSVSSALLQLELMGLVSQLPGMRYQKC, from the coding sequence ATTATGGAAGAACGTGCCTTCTGGCTAGCATGGTCGCAAATCCCTGGAATTGGCCCAATTTTGCTCAGGCGCTTGCACCAGCATTTTGGCACGCTCAGTGAAGCCTGGAAAGCCAATCCAGCTGCCTTGAGGGAGGTGGAGGGGTTTGGGCGTCAAACGATTGAGGGGGTGGTAGAGAAGCGATTGCGCCTGCATCCCCAACAATTTTTAGAAGAACACTTGGTAAAAAATCCCTGTTTTTGGACGCCAGCAGATGCTGATTATCCCCGCTTACTTCTAGAGACGCCAACCCCACCGCCAGTGCTGTATTATCGCGGCAAAGTGCAACTCCAAGAAAATCATGGCATTACGCCAACGATTGGCATTGTTGGGACTCGCCAACCCTCTGAATATGGCAGACGCTGGACTAGCAAAATCACCGATGCTTTGACGAAAAGCGGCTTCACAATTGTTTCTGGCATGGCAGATGGCATTGATACGGAAGCGCATCGCGTCTGTATAGAAGCTGGGGGACGGACGCTGGCAGTTTTCGGTACTGGCGTGGATGTCGTCTATCCTTGGCGCAACAAGTCCCTATACGAACAGATATGCGATCGCGGGTTAGCGCTGAGTGAGTATCCGGCTGGTACCCAACCGAAGCGCGAACACTTTCCCCCTCGCAATCGGATTATCGCCGGTTTGAGTCGTGCGGTGCTGGTGATGGAAGCGCCTACGCGATCCGGTTCCTTAATTACTGCCGATTATGCGAATGAATTCTGTCGAGATGTCTATGCTTTGCCTGCAAGGTTGGACGATCGGCAGTCGCTTGGTTGTTTAAAATTAATTAGTAAGGGGGCGACACCTTTTCTAGATGAAAATCATTTATTAGAAATGCTGGGAGCGATTCCAAAACTCGACCCAGTGCAACAGCTAGACTTATTTAATCAGCCTCCTGTACCAGATTTGGAACCAGAACTTAAACAGATTTGGCAAGCGATTTCCTCAGAACCTACGGCTTTTGATTTAATTGTGCAGCAAACGGGTAAGCCAGCAAACTCAGTCTCTAGTGCGCTATTGCAGTTAGAACTTATGGGGTTAGTGTCGCAATTGCCGGGGATGCGGTATCAGAAATGTTAG
- a CDS encoding sugar phosphate nucleotidyltransferase, which translates to MHQREVIGLLPAGGQATRIAPLPMSKELYPIGFRPVDSGTLRPKVVSHYLLEKMRLAGIKKAYTVLRPGKWDIPAYFGDGTLLDMNLGYLMLGLPYGVPYTLDQAYPFVQDAVVALGFPDILFQPEDAFVRLLARLAAGNADAVLGLFPNDQPHKAGMVDFDAEGRVHFVVEKPPISDLKYMWAIAVWTPVFTQFMHEYLAAIQAGQVPQAKELPISDVVQAAIDSGLRVEAETFPDGTYLDIGTPADLVKAVRLFAADEIDI; encoded by the coding sequence ATTCACCAGCGGGAAGTCATTGGACTGCTACCAGCAGGAGGGCAAGCAACGCGAATCGCCCCCTTACCGATGAGCAAAGAGCTGTACCCGATTGGATTTCGCCCGGTGGATAGCGGCACCTTACGCCCCAAAGTCGTGAGTCATTACCTACTAGAGAAAATGCGGTTGGCAGGGATTAAGAAGGCATACACCGTACTGCGTCCGGGAAAATGGGATATTCCGGCTTATTTTGGGGACGGCACCCTGCTAGACATGAACCTCGGCTATCTCATGCTGGGGCTGCCTTATGGCGTTCCTTATACCTTGGATCAAGCCTATCCCTTCGTGCAAGACGCGGTAGTAGCACTGGGCTTTCCCGACATCCTTTTTCAGCCCGAAGACGCCTTTGTGCGTTTACTGGCAAGGCTTGCGGCTGGGAATGCCGATGCGGTTTTGGGATTATTCCCGAACGATCAGCCTCATAAAGCCGGGATGGTTGATTTTGATGCCGAAGGACGAGTCCACTTCGTGGTCGAAAAACCACCGATTAGCGATTTAAAGTATATGTGGGCGATCGCGGTTTGGACGCCAGTATTTACCCAATTCATGCACGAGTATCTCGCTGCAATCCAAGCTGGGCAAGTGCCACAGGCGAAAGAGTTACCGATTAGCGATGTGGTTCAGGCGGCGATTGACAGCGGCTTGCGGGTAGAAGCCGAAACGTTTCCGGATGGAACTTACCTGGATATCGGCACCCCTGCGGATCTTGTGAAAGCAGTTCGTCTATTCGCGGCTGATGAGATTGATATCTAA